A genomic region of Bradyrhizobium sp. ORS 278 contains the following coding sequences:
- the pgsA gene encoding CDP-diacylglycerol--glycerol-3-phosphate 3-phosphatidyltransferase, giving the protein MNIATTRVPSKTSTSLPNILTYARIAAIPVVVGCIYAQSIMDYPLWLRWVAVAVFIAAGITDYLDGYYARIWNQQSAFGRMLDPIADKLLVASCLLMLAADNSIHGWTLWAAIVILCREILVSGLREYLAALRVSVPVTKVAKWKTTMQLIAIGFLLAGEAGDQVVPVVTMIGIVLLWASAIFTIYTGYDYFRAGIHHLIEEDSR; this is encoded by the coding sequence ATGAATATTGCGACCACACGCGTGCCCAGCAAGACGTCGACGTCTCTGCCGAACATCCTGACCTATGCGCGCATCGCCGCGATACCGGTCGTGGTCGGCTGCATCTACGCGCAGTCCATCATGGACTACCCGCTGTGGCTGCGCTGGGTCGCCGTCGCGGTGTTCATCGCCGCCGGCATCACCGACTATCTCGACGGCTATTATGCCCGCATCTGGAACCAGCAGTCGGCGTTCGGCCGCATGCTGGACCCGATCGCCGACAAGCTGCTGGTCGCGTCGTGTCTGCTGATGCTCGCCGCCGACAACAGCATCCATGGCTGGACCTTATGGGCGGCGATCGTGATCCTGTGCCGCGAGATCCTGGTGTCGGGGCTGCGCGAATATCTCGCCGCGCTGCGCGTCAGCGTGCCCGTGACCAAGGTCGCCAAGTGGAAGACCACGATGCAGCTGATCGCGATCGGCTTCCTGCTGGCGGGCGAGGCCGGCGACCAGGTGGTTCCGGTGGTGACGATGATCGGCATCGTGCTGCTGTGGGCCTCGGCGATCTTCACGATCTATACCGGCTACGATTATTTCCGCGCCGGCATTCACCACCTCATCGAGGAAGACTCGCGATGA
- the moaD gene encoding molybdopterin converting factor subunit 1, with protein sequence MKVKYFAWVRERIGKAEETIEPPADVRTVGELIAWLTEQGEGYAYAFEKPKVIRTAIDQTHVQPDTVIAGAREIAFFPPMTGG encoded by the coding sequence ATGAAGGTGAAGTATTTCGCCTGGGTGCGGGAGCGCATCGGCAAGGCCGAGGAGACCATCGAGCCGCCGGCCGATGTGCGTACCGTGGGCGAGCTGATCGCCTGGCTCACCGAACAGGGCGAGGGCTACGCCTATGCGTTCGAGAAGCCGAAGGTGATCCGCACGGCGATCGACCAGACCCACGTGCAGCCGGACACGGTGATCGCCGGCGCCCGCGAGATCGCGTTCTTCCCGCCGATGACCGGCGGCTGA
- a CDS encoding molybdenum cofactor biosynthesis protein MoaE, which translates to MTAIVTVRVQHEDFDTAAEIAALSHGRTDIGAVVSFSGLCRGNDHATPISALTLEHYPGMAEAEIMRHAEQAMARWPLQGLTVIHRFGRITPGENIVLVVTASSHRQAAFEAAEFLMDYLKTNAPFWKREETNDGGSWVEAKSHDDAAAARWTK; encoded by the coding sequence ATGACCGCGATCGTTACCGTCCGCGTGCAGCACGAGGATTTCGACACCGCCGCCGAGATCGCAGCCCTCAGCCATGGCCGCACCGACATCGGCGCCGTCGTCAGCTTCTCCGGACTGTGCCGCGGCAACGACCACGCCACCCCAATCTCGGCGCTGACGCTCGAGCATTATCCGGGCATGGCGGAAGCCGAGATCATGCGTCATGCCGAGCAGGCAATGGCGCGCTGGCCGCTGCAGGGCCTCACTGTCATCCATCGTTTCGGCCGCATCACGCCGGGCGAGAACATCGTGCTGGTGGTGACCGCATCCAGCCACCGCCAGGCGGCGTTCGAGGCGGCCGAGTTCCTGATGGATTATCTCAAGACCAACGCGCCGTTCTGGAAGCGCGAGGAAACCAATGATGGCGGCAGCTGGGTCGAGGCCAAGAGCCACGACGATGCCGCCGCGGCGCGCTGGACGAAGTGA
- the prmB gene encoding 50S ribosomal protein L3 N(5)-glutamine methyltransferase has translation MAKTVKTAAPRKTQAPKLPKLPKVNAGELVTLLDYLRYAVSCFQSAELVFAHGTTDPVAEAAFLIGEALHLRPDQFETFITARVTAAEGKTILDLISARIATRKPAAYLVHKVYMRGLPFYVDERVIVPRSFIGELLETHFGGAEADGTSLIDDPLAVDSVLDLCTGSGCLAILASRHFPNAVIDAVDISKDALAVAARNVADYELGERISLHRGDLFAPLSQRRYDLIITNPPYVDAEGMAGLPRECRAEPALAFDGGADGLDIIHRIIGEARDHLTAEGGLLCEVGRDRPQIEAAYPDLPLLWLDTEDSEGEVFWITARDLV, from the coding sequence ATGGCGAAGACAGTCAAGACGGCCGCACCGCGCAAGACGCAAGCGCCCAAGCTGCCCAAGCTGCCCAAGGTCAACGCCGGCGAGCTCGTCACGCTTCTCGACTATCTCCGCTACGCCGTGAGCTGCTTCCAGAGTGCCGAGCTGGTGTTCGCGCACGGCACCACCGATCCGGTCGCCGAAGCCGCCTTCCTGATCGGCGAAGCCTTGCATCTGCGTCCGGATCAATTCGAGACGTTCATCACCGCCCGCGTTACCGCGGCCGAGGGCAAGACCATCCTCGACCTGATCTCGGCGCGGATCGCCACGCGCAAGCCGGCGGCGTACCTCGTCCACAAGGTCTACATGCGCGGCCTGCCGTTCTATGTCGACGAGCGCGTCATCGTGCCGCGCTCCTTCATCGGCGAGCTGCTCGAGACCCATTTCGGCGGCGCGGAGGCGGACGGCACCTCGCTGATCGACGATCCCCTGGCGGTCGACAGCGTGCTCGACCTCTGCACCGGCTCAGGGTGCCTTGCCATCCTCGCGAGCCGGCACTTTCCGAATGCCGTCATCGATGCGGTCGACATTTCCAAGGACGCGCTCGCCGTCGCGGCGAGGAACGTCGCCGACTACGAACTCGGCGAGCGCATTTCGCTGCATCGCGGCGATCTGTTCGCACCGCTCAGCCAGCGCCGCTACGACCTGATCATCACCAATCCGCCCTATGTCGATGCCGAGGGCATGGCCGGCCTACCCCGGGAATGCCGCGCCGAGCCGGCGCTGGCCTTCGACGGCGGCGCCGACGGCCTCGACATCATCCACCGCATCATCGGCGAAGCCCGCGACCATCTCACCGCGGAAGGCGGGCTGCTCTGCGAGGTCGGCCGCGACCGGCCGCAGATCGAAGCCGCCTATCCGGACCTGCCGCTGCTGTGGCTCGATACCGAGGACTCCGAGGGCGAGGTGTTCTGGATCACGGCGCGGGATCTGGTCTGA